The DNA segment TTGGTTGCCTCGCGGATCATCGCAGTTACGTACTGCTCATAAAACTGCTGCTTCCGCTTCTCTAGAATTGCAGCACGTGCTCCCTCTGCAACGAACATGCCGATTCCGCGTTTCTTGTACAACATCCCTTCGTCAACTAGGAGATTGACTCCTTTAGCAGCGGTAGCAGGATTGATTCGGTAGAAAGCGGCAAATTGATTCGTAGAAGGAACTTGAGATTGCTCCCGAAGCCGACCTTCGATGATGTCATCTTCGATTTTCTCTGCAATTTGCTGATAGATGGGGCGGCCGTCTTCGTTTAGAAAGCCCATAACCTTACACCTACTTTAGTTCATTACTTATGTAACTAACCATACTGCCATAGCTCCCTATTGTCAATGATTTACATACATTTCGTTTCTTTCATCACGGCATATCCGTGATTGGTATCTGCCCAGCTCATGTAACCGGAGTCGAAGCTTCGGGCTTTGCCGGGATGAGCATTGAGCATATGACACTGTCATATCAAATTGATGATTGCTGTGAATATCGCATATCACGGTTCAAAGGTAAGATACAGATATGAACTGAAAGGAAGGGATGATGGGCGTCATGAAGGGGAATGGCGGCAGATTGCGCTTACTGGATATTTTAAGAGGTTTCGCCATTTTGGGGACACTTGGAACGAATATTTGGATTTTCGCCCATTTGGGGGATCTAAACTATATTTTTACCTTCGCTGAAAATGGATGGTGGGCCTCATTTCAGGATTTCATCAGAATGTTTGTGTTGTTCTTGGTCAATGGCAAGCTGCTTGGCTTGTTGACGATTATGTTCGGGGCTGGACTGGAGATGAAATATCGGCAGTCATTAAGAAAAGGCCAACCTTGGCCTGGTCTCTATATATGGGCATCTATTATTCTTATGGCAGAGGGCCTCATTCATTTCATCCTAGTGATGGAATATGATATTCTCATGAGCTATGGCTTCACGGCTATCATTACTGCGTTTATTATAAAAGGAGGAGACCGTGCCATTCGCATGGCGATGAGGCTCATAGGTGGTCTGCATG comes from the Paenibacillus lentus genome and includes:
- a CDS encoding GntR family transcriptional regulator produces the protein MGFLNEDGRPIYQQIAEKIEDDIIEGRLREQSQVPSTNQFAAFYRINPATAAKGVNLLVDEGMLYKKRGIGMFVAEGARAAILEKRKQQFYEQYVTAMIREATKLGITTEQLTEMILKGES